The following are encoded in a window of Paraburkholderia sp. HP33-1 genomic DNA:
- the dut gene encoding dUTP diphosphatase, whose amino-acid sequence MKLELKILDERMREQLPAYATTGSAGLDLRACLDEPLTLKPGETVLVPTGLAIHVGDPGYAALILPRSGLGHKHGIVLGNLVGLIDSDYQGQLMISTWNRGETTFVLNPMERLAQLVILPVVQAEFKIVDDFEESVRGAGGFGSTGKH is encoded by the coding sequence ATGAAACTCGAACTGAAGATTCTCGATGAGCGCATGCGCGAACAGCTCCCCGCCTACGCAACGACCGGCAGCGCCGGGCTCGATCTGCGCGCCTGCCTCGACGAACCGCTGACGCTGAAACCCGGCGAAACCGTGCTGGTGCCGACCGGACTCGCGATCCACGTCGGCGACCCGGGTTATGCGGCGCTGATTCTGCCGCGCTCGGGTCTGGGCCACAAGCATGGGATCGTGCTCGGCAATCTGGTCGGCCTGATCGATTCCGATTACCAGGGTCAACTGATGATTTCGACGTGGAATCGCGGTGAAACGACGTTCGTGCTGAATCCGATGGAACGCCTCGCGCAGCTGGTGATCCTGCCGGTCGTGCAGGCGGAGTTCAAAATCGTCGATGACTTCGAGGAAAGCGTACGCGGCGCGGGCGGGTTTGGTAGCACCGGCAAGCATTGA
- the ileS gene encoding isoleucine--tRNA ligase, whose translation MSNKKADSKPQSRYPVNLLDTPFPMRGDLPKREPQWVKDWQERKVYDKIRAVSRGRKKFILHDGPPYANGDIHLGHAVNKILKDMIVKARNLAGFDAVYVPGWDCHGMPIEIQIEKQFGKSLPAAEVMQKARAYATEQIEKQKAGFRRLGVLGDWDNPYRTMNFANEAGEIRALAKIMEKGYVFRGLKPVNWCFDCGSALAEAEVEYKDKTDPTIDVLFGFAEPEKTAQAFGLAALPRDEGGIVIWTTTPWTIPANQALNLHPEIVYALVDTPRGLLILAEERVEACLKLYGFEGTIIATTPGEKLVNLRFNHPLASAHPAYKRSAPVYLGDYVTTETGTGIVHSSPAYGVEDFVSCKTHGMADSDIINPVMGDGRYIESLALFGGLSIWAANPQIVEALQGAGSLLRTEKYSHSYMHCWRHKTPIIYRATSQWFAGMDVKPNDSDRTLRETALEGIENTAFYPSWGKQRLFSMIANRPDWTLSRQRQWGVPMAFFVHKETGELHPRTLELLEQVAQRVEKEGIEAWQTLDPRELIGDDANLYEKNRDTLDVWFDSGTTHWHVLRGSHKDELQFPADLYLEGSDQHRGWFHSSLLTASMLDGRPPYNALLTHGFTVDGEGRKMSKSLGNGIDPHEVANRLGAEIIRLWIASTDYSGELAISEEILKRVTEGYRRIRNTLRFLLANLSDFDFAQHARPVEDWLEIDRYAVALSANLQNDILAHYEKYEFHPVVAKLQTFCSEDLGGFYLDVLKDRLYTTAADSVARRSAQTALYHIAHGLLRVMAPFLSFTAEEAWKVFQPDSETIFTETYHAYPAVPDADALLDKWTLLRAVRGDVTKALEEARVANLIGSSLQAEVEIRASSARHDALASLGDDLKFVLITSAANVVKVDSEADEGVEVIASKYLKCERCWHYRADVGANAEHPSLCGRCFSNLFGTGEARSAA comes from the coding sequence ATGAGCAACAAGAAAGCCGATTCGAAACCGCAGTCCCGCTACCCGGTCAACCTGCTCGACACGCCGTTCCCGATGCGCGGCGACCTGCCCAAGCGCGAGCCACAATGGGTCAAGGACTGGCAGGAACGCAAGGTCTACGACAAGATCCGCGCCGTTTCCAGGGGCCGCAAGAAGTTCATCCTGCACGACGGCCCGCCGTATGCGAACGGTGACATCCACCTCGGCCACGCGGTGAACAAGATCCTGAAGGACATGATCGTCAAGGCGCGCAATCTGGCGGGCTTCGACGCGGTTTACGTGCCGGGCTGGGACTGCCACGGCATGCCGATCGAAATCCAGATCGAAAAGCAGTTCGGCAAGTCGCTGCCGGCGGCCGAAGTGATGCAGAAGGCGCGCGCCTATGCGACCGAGCAGATCGAAAAGCAGAAGGCCGGCTTCCGGCGTCTGGGCGTGCTCGGCGACTGGGACAATCCGTACAGGACGATGAACTTCGCGAACGAAGCCGGCGAAATTCGCGCGCTCGCGAAGATCATGGAAAAGGGCTACGTGTTCCGCGGCCTGAAGCCGGTCAACTGGTGCTTCGACTGCGGCTCGGCCCTCGCTGAGGCGGAAGTCGAGTACAAGGACAAGACCGACCCGACCATCGACGTGCTGTTCGGCTTTGCCGAGCCGGAAAAGACCGCGCAGGCGTTCGGCCTCGCCGCACTGCCGCGCGACGAAGGCGGCATCGTGATCTGGACCACCACGCCGTGGACCATTCCCGCCAACCAGGCGCTGAACCTGCATCCGGAGATCGTCTACGCTCTCGTCGACACGCCGCGCGGCCTCCTGATCCTCGCCGAGGAACGCGTCGAGGCATGCCTGAAGCTGTACGGCTTCGAAGGCACGATCATCGCGACGACGCCGGGCGAGAAGCTCGTGAACCTGCGCTTCAACCACCCGCTCGCGTCCGCGCATCCGGCCTACAAGCGCAGCGCGCCGGTCTATCTCGGCGACTACGTGACGACCGAAACCGGCACCGGCATCGTGCATTCGTCGCCCGCGTACGGCGTGGAAGACTTCGTGTCGTGCAAGACGCACGGCATGGCCGACTCGGACATCATCAACCCGGTGATGGGCGACGGCCGCTACATCGAATCGCTCGCGCTGTTCGGCGGCCTGTCGATCTGGGCGGCCAATCCGCAGATCGTCGAGGCGCTGCAAGGCGCCGGCTCGCTGCTGCGCACCGAGAAGTACTCGCACAGCTACATGCACTGCTGGCGCCACAAGACGCCGATCATCTACCGCGCGACCTCGCAGTGGTTCGCCGGGATGGACGTGAAGCCGAATGACAGCGACAGGACGCTGCGCGAAACCGCGCTCGAAGGCATCGAGAACACGGCGTTCTATCCGTCGTGGGGCAAGCAGCGCCTCTTCAGCATGATCGCGAACCGCCCGGACTGGACGCTGTCGCGTCAGCGCCAGTGGGGTGTGCCGATGGCGTTTTTCGTGCACAAGGAAACCGGCGAGCTGCATCCGCGCACGCTCGAGTTGCTGGAACAGGTCGCGCAGCGTGTCGAGAAGGAAGGCATCGAGGCGTGGCAGACGCTCGATCCGCGCGAGCTGATCGGCGACGACGCGAACCTCTACGAAAAGAACCGCGACACGCTCGACGTGTGGTTCGACTCGGGCACCACGCACTGGCACGTGCTGCGCGGCTCGCACAAGGACGAGCTGCAGTTCCCGGCCGACCTGTACCTCGAAGGCTCGGACCAGCACCGCGGCTGGTTCCATTCGTCGCTGCTGACCGCCTCGATGCTCGACGGCCGCCCGCCCTACAACGCGCTGCTCACGCACGGCTTCACCGTCGACGGCGAAGGCCGCAAGATGAGCAAGTCGCTCGGCAACGGCATCGACCCGCATGAAGTCGCGAATCGACTCGGCGCGGAAATCATCCGCCTGTGGATCGCGTCGACCGATTACTCGGGCGAGCTCGCGATCTCCGAGGAAATCCTGAAGCGCGTCACGGAAGGCTACCGCCGTATCCGTAATACGCTGCGCTTCCTGCTTGCCAACCTGTCGGACTTCGACTTCGCGCAGCACGCGCGTCCGGTCGAAGACTGGCTCGAAATCGACCGTTACGCGGTGGCGCTGTCGGCAAACCTGCAGAACGACATCCTCGCGCACTACGAGAAGTACGAGTTTCACCCGGTCGTCGCGAAGCTACAGACGTTCTGCTCGGAAGACCTGGGCGGCTTCTACCTCGACGTGCTGAAGGACCGCCTGTACACCACGGCGGCGGATTCGGTCGCGCGCCGCTCGGCGCAGACCGCGCTCTACCACATCGCGCACGGCCTGCTGCGCGTGATGGCGCCGTTCCTGTCGTTCACCGCGGAAGAAGCGTGGAAAGTGTTCCAGCCGGACAGCGAAACGATCTTCACCGAGACGTACCACGCGTACCCGGCTGTGCCCGATGCGGACGCGCTGCTCGACAAGTGGACGCTGCTGCGCGCAGTGCGCGGCGACGTGACCAAGGCGCTCGAAGAGGCTCGGGTCGCGAACCTGATCGGCTCGTCGCTGCAGGCGGAAGTCGAAATCCGCGCGAGCAGCGCGCGTCACGACGCGCTCGCGAGCCTCGGCGACGACCTGAAATTCGTGCTGATCACGTCGGCGGCGAATGTCGTCAAGGTCGACAGCGAAGCAGATGAAGGCGTCGAGGTGATCGCGTCGAAATACCTGAAGTGCGAGCGCTGCTGGCACTATCGCGCGGACGTCGGCGCGAACGCCGAGCATCCGTCGCTGTGCGGCCGCTGCTTCAGCAATCTGTTCGGCACTGGCGAAGCGAGGAGCGCGGCATAA
- a CDS encoding LLM class flavin-dependent oxidoreductase gives MTLLSVLDQTPVIAGHSVADAIAATVELAQLADDLGYTRYWCAEHHGLRGVSNPCPEVMLARLGSVTRRIRIGSGGIMLPYYSPFKVAEQFMMLEALFPNRVDLGVGRAPGGDMRTAQAVAAGAYNRGEIFPQQVAELLGLMHGALPDDHLAQGVLLQPQIDTRPQLWMLGSSEFGGLLAAQLGIRFSFAHFINPHFGKQVALAYRERFQPGKEASQPYLAAAVFVICADTEQEAADLEKAVDLRRLQMAYGLNEPIPTIEQGIAQEYGEREQLVIDREKPRSIIGTPERVTERLTELQQQFQADELIVLTVAGSYRARLRSYELLADAFQLGSNKTD, from the coding sequence ATGACGCTACTCTCCGTGCTCGATCAAACACCGGTGATCGCCGGCCATTCGGTGGCGGACGCGATCGCCGCGACCGTCGAACTCGCGCAGCTCGCCGACGACCTCGGCTACACGCGCTACTGGTGCGCCGAGCACCACGGCCTGCGCGGCGTGTCGAACCCCTGCCCTGAAGTGATGCTGGCCCGGCTCGGCAGCGTGACGCGCCGCATTCGCATCGGCTCGGGCGGCATCATGCTGCCGTACTACAGCCCGTTCAAGGTCGCCGAGCAGTTCATGATGCTCGAGGCGCTGTTTCCAAACCGCGTCGATCTCGGCGTCGGACGCGCGCCGGGCGGCGACATGCGTACCGCGCAGGCGGTGGCCGCCGGCGCCTACAATCGCGGCGAGATTTTTCCGCAGCAGGTCGCCGAACTGCTCGGCCTCATGCATGGCGCGCTGCCCGACGATCACCTCGCGCAGGGCGTACTGCTGCAGCCGCAGATCGATACGCGCCCGCAGCTATGGATGCTCGGCTCCAGCGAATTCGGCGGTCTGCTCGCCGCGCAACTGGGCATCCGCTTCTCGTTTGCGCATTTCATCAATCCGCATTTCGGCAAACAGGTCGCGCTGGCGTATCGCGAGCGTTTCCAGCCCGGCAAAGAGGCATCGCAGCCGTATCTCGCCGCCGCGGTCTTTGTGATCTGCGCGGATACCGAGCAGGAAGCCGCGGACCTCGAAAAAGCCGTCGATCTGCGTCGCCTGCAGATGGCATATGGGCTGAACGAACCGATTCCGACGATCGAGCAAGGCATCGCGCAGGAGTATGGCGAGCGCGAACAGCTCGTGATCGACCGGGAAAAACCGCGCAGCATCATCGGCACGCCTGAGCGCGTGACCGAGCGGCTCACTGAATTGCAGCAGCAGTTCCAGGCCGACGAGCTGATCGTGCTGACCGTGGCCGGCAGCTATCGCGCGCGCCTGCGCTCCTACGAACTGCTCGCCGATGCGTTCCAGCTTGGCTCGAACAAGACGGATTGA
- a CDS encoding bifunctional riboflavin kinase/FAD synthetase has protein sequence MRVFRGLPNAESRAPCALTIGNFDGVHRGHQALLAHVRAAANARGLPVCVMTFEPHPREFFNPAGAPPRIAMLRDKLEALRTNGVDRVVVEHFNHTFASQSPDAFVERIIVNGLHARWIMIGDDFRYGAKRAGDFASLQAAGKQYGFEVEQMATVADPSGARISSSGVRAALVAGELDSARAALGRDYLISGHVTHGMKLGRDLGFPTLNLPIAHKRPALAGIFVVQVHGIAEQPLPGVASLGLRPTVDDSGRVLLEVHLLDWHGDAYGKLVRVEFLKKLRDEEKFVDLETLTAAIARDVANARAWFAAVGAGTPGSRSTGFATSATDRIR, from the coding sequence GTGAGAGTCTTCCGCGGTCTTCCCAATGCCGAGAGCCGTGCGCCGTGCGCGCTGACCATCGGCAACTTCGACGGTGTCCACCGTGGCCACCAGGCTCTGCTCGCGCACGTGCGCGCGGCCGCCAATGCGCGTGGCCTGCCCGTCTGCGTGATGACCTTCGAGCCGCACCCTCGCGAGTTCTTCAACCCGGCCGGTGCGCCGCCGCGCATCGCGATGCTGCGCGACAAGCTGGAGGCGCTGCGCACCAACGGGGTCGACAGGGTCGTGGTCGAGCACTTCAATCACACGTTCGCGAGCCAGTCCCCGGACGCGTTCGTCGAGCGGATCATCGTCAACGGATTGCACGCGCGCTGGATCATGATCGGCGACGATTTCCGCTACGGTGCGAAGCGCGCCGGCGATTTCGCGTCGCTGCAGGCGGCCGGCAAGCAGTACGGCTTCGAAGTCGAACAGATGGCGACGGTCGCCGATCCGTCGGGCGCGCGCATTTCGAGCTCGGGCGTGCGCGCGGCGCTGGTCGCGGGCGAGCTGGATTCGGCCCGCGCCGCGCTCGGCCGCGACTATCTGATCAGCGGCCATGTCACGCACGGCATGAAGCTCGGCCGCGATCTCGGCTTTCCGACGCTCAATCTGCCGATCGCGCACAAGCGCCCGGCGCTCGCCGGCATTTTTGTCGTCCAGGTTCACGGCATCGCCGAGCAACCGCTGCCGGGCGTCGCGAGCCTCGGCCTGCGCCCCACCGTCGACGATTCCGGCCGCGTGCTGCTCGAAGTTCACCTGCTCGACTGGCACGGCGACGCGTATGGCAAACTCGTGCGCGTCGAATTTCTGAAGAAGCTGCGCGACGAGGAGAAGTTCGTCGACCTCGAGACGCTCACCGCCGCGATTGCGCGCGACGTCGCCAATGCGCGCGCGTGGTTCGCCGCGGTCGGCGCCGGCACGCCGGGCAGCCGTTCCACCGGTTTCGCCACCTCGGCCACCGACCGAATTAGATAA
- the coaBC gene encoding bifunctional phosphopantothenoylcysteine decarboxylase/phosphopantothenate--cysteine ligase CoaBC — protein sequence MATAELAGKHLVLGMTGGIACYKIAELTRLLTKAGATVQVVMTEAATQFITPITMQALSGRPVYTSQWDARMPNNMAHIDLSREADAIVIAPASTDFLAKLAHGMADDLLSTLCIARDCPLLVVPAMNRQMWQNPATQRNVAQLRADGLEVLGPDSGPQACGEIGDGRMLEAAATYEAIASFFAPKILSGRRVLLTAGPTFEPLDPVRGITNRSSGKMGFALARAAQQAGADVHLVAGPVALETPWGVLREDVQTAQQMHDAVMRAVADADIFIGVAAVADWRVDHVSDQKIKKTAERTLPSFSFVENPDILAAVARLPKPPFTVGFAAESDNLEVHGEEKRARKNVPLLIGNLGPQTFGLDDNEVILFEAGGATRLPRADKQTLARALITEIAKRLPPDHGPVR from the coding sequence TTGGCAACCGCAGAACTCGCAGGCAAACACCTCGTCCTCGGCATGACGGGCGGCATCGCCTGCTACAAGATCGCCGAACTCACGCGTCTGTTGACCAAGGCAGGCGCGACCGTGCAGGTCGTCATGACCGAAGCGGCCACCCAGTTCATCACCCCCATCACGATGCAGGCGCTGTCGGGCCGGCCGGTCTACACGAGTCAGTGGGACGCGCGCATGCCGAACAACATGGCGCATATCGACCTGTCGCGCGAAGCCGATGCGATCGTGATCGCGCCCGCATCAACCGACTTCCTCGCCAAGCTTGCGCACGGCATGGCCGACGATCTGCTGTCGACGCTGTGCATCGCGCGCGACTGCCCGCTGCTCGTCGTGCCGGCGATGAACCGGCAGATGTGGCAGAACCCCGCCACGCAACGTAACGTCGCGCAACTGCGCGCCGACGGCCTCGAAGTGCTCGGCCCCGATTCGGGCCCGCAGGCCTGCGGTGAAATCGGCGATGGCCGCATGCTCGAAGCGGCCGCGACCTACGAGGCGATCGCGTCGTTCTTCGCGCCGAAGATCCTGTCCGGCCGGCGCGTGCTGCTGACCGCGGGCCCGACCTTCGAGCCGCTTGATCCGGTGCGCGGCATCACGAATCGCTCGAGCGGCAAGATGGGCTTCGCGCTCGCGCGCGCCGCGCAGCAGGCCGGCGCCGACGTGCATCTGGTGGCCGGACCGGTTGCGCTGGAGACGCCGTGGGGCGTATTGCGCGAGGACGTGCAGACCGCGCAGCAGATGCACGACGCGGTGATGCGCGCGGTCGCGGATGCGGACATTTTCATCGGCGTCGCGGCGGTGGCCGACTGGCGCGTCGACCACGTCAGCGATCAGAAGATCAAGAAGACTGCCGAGCGCACGCTGCCGAGCTTTTCGTTCGTCGAGAATCCGGACATCCTCGCCGCGGTCGCGAGGCTGCCAAAGCCGCCGTTCACGGTCGGCTTCGCCGCGGAGAGCGACAACCTCGAAGTCCACGGCGAGGAAAAGCGCGCGCGCAAGAACGTGCCGCTGCTGATCGGCAATCTGGGCCCGCAAACGTTCGGGCTCGACGACAACGAAGTGATCCTGTTCGAAGCCGGCGGCGCGACCAGGCTGCCACGCGCCGACAAGCAGACGCTCGCGCGCGCGTTGATCACGGAAATCGCGAAGCGTCTGCCGCCCGACCACGGTCCGGTCCGCTGA
- the purN gene encoding phosphoribosylglycinamide formyltransferase, translated as MKKLVILISGRGSNMEAIVRACASEGWPARVAAVIANRPDAAGLAFAASHGIATAVVDHRQFPDRDSFDAALAEQIDAFAPDLVVLAGFMRVLTARFVDHYAGRMLNVHPSLLPSFPGLKTHQQALDAGVRLHGASVHFVTSKLDHGPIVVQSAVPVEAGDTAETLAARVLATEHIIYPRAVRWFVEGRLALDGSRVTLTPSEPQWLFAGHTAGEGA; from the coding sequence ATGAAAAAACTCGTCATCCTGATTTCCGGACGGGGCAGCAACATGGAAGCCATCGTGCGTGCGTGCGCGAGCGAGGGCTGGCCGGCGCGGGTCGCCGCCGTGATTGCCAACCGTCCCGATGCCGCTGGGCTCGCCTTCGCGGCGTCGCATGGCATCGCCACGGCGGTGGTTGACCATCGCCAGTTTCCGGATCGCGACAGCTTCGATGCGGCACTCGCCGAGCAGATCGACGCATTCGCGCCGGACCTCGTCGTGCTCGCGGGCTTCATGCGCGTGCTGACCGCGCGCTTCGTCGACCATTACGCCGGGCGCATGCTGAACGTGCACCCGTCGCTGCTGCCGAGCTTTCCTGGTCTGAAGACACACCAGCAGGCGCTCGACGCCGGCGTGCGGCTGCACGGCGCGTCGGTGCATTTTGTCACATCAAAGCTCGATCACGGGCCGATCGTCGTGCAGTCGGCGGTGCCTGTCGAGGCGGGCGATACCGCTGAAACGCTCGCCGCACGCGTGCTCGCTACCGAGCACATCATTTATCCACGCGCGGTGCGCTGGTTCGTCGAAGGGCGTCTCGCTCTGGACGGCTCGCGCGTCACGCTTACGCCGTCGGAGCCGCAATGGCTCTTTGCCGGTCACACCGCCGGAGAGGGCGCATGA
- the lspA gene encoding signal peptidase II, translating into MARTMSKTSTASGSLAPWLGIALIVILFDQLTKIAVRKVFAYGVPHEVTPFFNLIVVFNRGAAFSFLAMAGGWQRWAFTALGVVAALVICYLLKRHSGQKMFCTALALILGGALGNVIDRLAYGHVIDFLDFHVAGWHWPAFNLADSAITIGAILLVIDELRRVRSTR; encoded by the coding sequence ATGGCGAGAACCATGTCGAAAACGTCCACCGCAAGCGGCTCGCTCGCACCCTGGCTCGGCATTGCGCTGATCGTCATCCTGTTCGACCAGCTGACGAAAATCGCCGTGCGCAAGGTGTTCGCCTACGGTGTGCCGCACGAGGTCACGCCGTTCTTCAACCTGATCGTCGTGTTCAACCGCGGCGCCGCGTTCAGCTTCCTCGCGATGGCGGGCGGCTGGCAGCGCTGGGCGTTCACCGCGCTCGGCGTGGTCGCGGCGCTCGTGATCTGCTATCTGCTCAAGCGCCATAGCGGGCAGAAAATGTTCTGCACGGCGCTCGCGCTGATTCTCGGCGGCGCGCTCGGCAATGTGATCGACCGGCTCGCGTATGGCCACGTGATCGACTTCCTCGATTTCCACGTGGCCGGCTGGCACTGGCCGGCGTTCAATCTTGCCGACAGCGCAATCACGATCGGCGCGATCCTGCTCGTGATCGACGAGCTGCGGCGGGTACGCAGCACACGCTAA